A single region of the Maniola jurtina chromosome 21, ilManJurt1.1, whole genome shotgun sequence genome encodes:
- the LOC123876329 gene encoding uncharacterized protein LOC123876329, with amino-acid sequence MSRKNERIIEACFCKDTMKEPLVAVAGCSDDMAAVSALPDQWVPRHCGPTLTNYLKDREQNHEKILQDLTQDAARVNKDIDAKVRTISEILLAHIKQNQNDIDCVVEKSKPDEGVLTMDARNKALKEISKLFTDRLQNLTNFKQEALGLERERADGIRSVLKSHFQRLIAVGHKTPKDLLHDFDDRIYEINAQLLSNSRAYIELEAQLRVQLDESIVHARSVLNQLCLKQSKITRGQSALPWTRKGQSFHKSSDVADSASNKVDEAGDSHGVLVDIEEFKVCVSQLIEAYRNAILKIFSGFSSQLDDLHKDIGFLKVDRSNSGTVTLELESMINSALKRISDSKVQVKGSIYKDLQEMARDDVQHMRQSLFTLGKCLRDTYMTLFDASHLWDDHILRSALVQKLTVAAVEDMQINHDIMELANEVSFNIALEQLRCAPDVDKLQCNFEVVTNLLTKIADMITQHSESEIAKLEEYMNLPIIMANVLQAECGVFLENHPKTIIEKCGSTTSGVCIGSPIAKAFTLRAPLPRAILQTELQEVALNNWKNGFLDSFEYNLPSITEELTRQARKWVDERALQLNMRYSLKLMSHGIRAERMKAAKAARLAELQHHEQRLNSHLDALYDRIDSLPLQASSFLALDAPELYPFCKWINNIQTDIDNLLSHNPDPEVKRLKLLSYAPRLLKHRQQFEESLDLAIEGYKKNIQHEIQVARISNFRFMSQLKVFIEGGKYAAAEATKTCAALVKAADALEVCLNRCMDALHSRRSQLLALADQLMLPIQRVVGEVNKDTKHDKKNINKTTKNLRNKK; translated from the exons ATGAGTCGGAAAAATGAAAGAATTATAGAAGCATGTTTTTGCAAGGATACAATGAAAGAACCTTTAGTGGCAGTAGCGGGGTGTTCTGATGATATGGCAGCAGTATCAGCACTTCCCGACCAATGGGTACCTCGCCATTGTGGCCCTACTCTTACAAACTATCTTAAAGACCGCGAACAAAACCACGAAAAGATTTTACAAGACCTAACGCAAGATGCAGCAAGAGTCAATAAAGATATTGATGCAAAAGTTAGAACTATATCTGAAATTCTACTAGCTCATATTAAACAAAATCAAAACGATATAGATTGTGTCGTAGAAAAATCTAAACCAGATGAAGGAGTTCTTACTATGGATGCTAGGAATAAGGCACTTAAAGAAATCAGTAAATTATTTACAGACAGGTTACAAAATTTAACGAATTTTAAACAAGAAGCTTTAGGATTAGAGAGAGAACGTGCTGACGGCATAAGAAGCGTTTTGAAATCTCATTTTCAACGTTTGATTGCTGTTGGTCATAAAACTCCTAAAGATTTGCTACACGACTTTGATGATAGGATCTACGAAATTAACGCACAGTTACTTAGTAATTCTCGGGCTTATATTGAATTAGAGGCACAGTTAAGAGTGCAGCTTGATGAAAGTATAGTACATGCGCGCTCGGTTTTAAATCAGTTATGTCTTAAGCAATCTAAAATTACTAGAGGTCAGAGTGCTCTACCATGGACGCGGAAAGGTCAATCTTTTCATAAGAGTTCCGATGTTGCTGATAGTGCAAGCAATAAAGTTGACGAAGCAGGAGATTCACACGGAGTCTTAGTTGATATAGAAGAATTTAAAGTCTGTGTGTCTCAACTAATTGAAGCGTATCGTAATGCTATTCTTAAAATATTCTCAGGGTTTTCAAGTCAATTAGACGACTTACACAAAGATATTGGGTTTCTAAAAGTTGACAGAAGTAATTCAGGAACAGTAACTTTGGAATTAGAGAGTATGATAAACAGTGCTCTTAAACGTATATCAGATAGTAAAGTACAGGTTAAAGGATCGATTTATAAGGATTTACAAGAAATGGCTCGTGATGATGTACAGCATATGCGACAAAGTTTATTTACATTAGGTAAGTGTCTACGTGATACCTATATGACATTGTTTGATGCCAGCCATTTATGGGATGATCATATACTGCGTTCGGCATTAGTTCAAAAGCTGACCGTTGCTGCGGTTGAAGATATGCAAATAAACCACGATATAATGGAACTCGCCAACGAAGTAAGTTTTAACATCGCATTGGAGCAACTGCGTTGTGCGCCCGATGTTGACAAATTGCAGTGTAACTTCGAAGTAGTTACGAATTTACTGACAAAAATCGCAGATATGATCACCCAACATAGCGAAAGTGAAATTGCTAAGCTTGAGGAATACATGAATTTACCTATAATCATGGCTAACGTTTTGCAAGCCGAGTGCGGTGTTTTTTTGGAAAACCACCCCAAAACGATTATAGAGAAATGTGGAAGTACAACTAGTGGAGTTTGCATCGGATCTCCTATAGCGAAAGCTTTCACTTTACGCGCTCCGTTACCGCGAGCTATTCTTCAAACTGAGCTTCAGGAAGTGGCTTTGAATAATTGGAAGAATGGTTTTTTAGATTCATTCGAGTACAATTTACCTTCAATAACAGAGGAATTGACTCGTCAAGCACGGAAATGGGTGGACGAGAGAGCCTTGCAACTGAACATGCGGTATTCTCTAAAACTGATGTCCCATGGAATAAGAGCTGAACGAATGAAGGCTGCTAAGGCAGCGCGTTTGGCTGAGCTTCAACACCATGAGCAACGTCTTAATTCCCACTTGGATGCTTTGTACGATCGCATTGATAGTCTTCCGTTGCAGGCATCCTCATTCCTAGCATTGGATGCACCAGAATTATATCCCTTCTGCAAATGGATTAACAATATCCAAACAGATATAGATAATCTTCTATCACACAATCCTGATCCAGAAGTAAAGAGATTGAAGCTGTTAAGTTACGCACCACGTTTACTGAAGCATAGACAGCAGTTTGAAGAATCTTTAGATTTAGCTATAGAGggatataaaaagaatattcaACATGAAATTCAGGTGGCAAGGATCTCGAACTTTCGATTTATGTCGCAGCTAAAGGTTTTTATTGAAG GTGGTAAATATGCAGCAGCCGAAGCGACCAAGACATGTGCAGCTTTGGTCAAGGCAGCCGATGCATTGGAGGTCTGCCTCAACCGTTGTATGGACGCGTTACACTCTCGCCGCTCGCAGTTGCTAGCTCTCGCTGACCAGTTGATGCTACCGATACAACGCGTTGTTGGAGAAGTGAATAAAGACACTAAACATGATAAGAAGAATATAAACAAAACTACTAAGaacttaagaaataaaaaataa